The Hevea brasiliensis isolate MT/VB/25A 57/8 chromosome 1, ASM3005281v1, whole genome shotgun sequence genome has a window encoding:
- the LOC110658124 gene encoding proline-rich receptor-like protein kinase PERK2 isoform X2, with product MNCRLSKNPRLEYITANTGNLYSHHIVTMGKSVATLQLLMGCCKTSSEADGRTDTTDDRPKLPAPLNHQSPVMDPIESSSSYDKENRSHPPASETGLRYEMKKYGFKELAEVTGYFSDDNLLGEGGFGLVYKATLDGEDVAIKKLKRELENKLEESEYLSSVSHPNIVKMIGYCSEGKNRLLVLEFIPNNTLAYHLHVEKNKTLDWSTRMNIALQTANGLLYLHEGCKPSIIHRDMKADNILLDNNFKVKAKNRIGQALNNDDYTRLVDSRLKEYKENEMLRMIYCAAASVYKPSFSRPNMNQIFRILQGTMRPEQIMKRKDIISLLDDMPQDAQMYQMKKYSFIELARATDFFSNDHLLGEGFGQVFRGILDGEVVAIKKVKILNLENYLEEIEQLSILSHPNIVKVIGYCVEKSNRLLVSECVPNGSLEHHLHYARDTILDWSKRMKIATNSAKGLLHLHEGSILKIIHGNIKAANILLDKDFEPKVADIMLAAMLPNFDSFRSLVANVYRDAEDRDRRISDKSDVYSFGVILLELISGRKLLDKQGDIIAWAKNRIGQALNNNVYVDLVDPKLQEYNEDEMKRMICCAAASIYKAARFRPTMKQIVEVLQGSIPWTSIWNNDNNYL from the exons ATGAACTGTCGACTTTCAAAAAACCCTCGATTAGAATATATAACAGCAAATACAGGAAACCTCTACAGCCACCATATTGTCACCATGGGGAAATCTGTAGCGACTCTGCAACTTTTGATGGGTTGCTGCAAGACCAGTTCTGAGGCAGATGGTCGCACTGACACTACAG atGATAGACCTAAGTTACCTGCACCGCTAAATCACCAGTCACCAGTTATGGATCCGATTGAATCCAGCTCATCTTATGATAAGGAGAATCGAAGTCATCCACCTGCCTCTGAGACTGGTCTAAGATATGAGATGAAGAAATATGGTTTTAAAGAACTAGCAGAGGTAACTGGTTATTTCTCCGACGACAACCTCCTCGGCGAGGGTGGTTTTGGTCTAGTCTATAAGGCAACTTTAGATGGTGAAGACGTTGCTATCAAGAAACTTAAAAGAGAGCTGGAAAATAAGTTGGAGGAGAGTGAGTACCTTAGCAGTGTGAGTCACCCAAATATTGTTAAGATGATTGGGTACTGCAGTGAGGGAAAAAATAGATTGCTTGTTTTAGAGTTCATTCCCAACAATACCTTGGCATATCATTTACATG TTGAAAAAAACAAGACTTTGGACTGGTCAACAAGAATGAATATTGCCTTACAAACTGCAAATGGGTTGCTATATTTACATGAAGGCT gtAAACCTTCAATTATACACCGAGATATGAAAGCCGATAATATTCTTCTTGATAATAACTTTAAAGTAAAG GCTAAAAATCGGATTGGACAAGCATTGAACAATGATGACTATACCAGACTTGTTGATTCCAGATTGAAAGAGTATAAGGAGAATGAAATGTTAAGAATGATTTATTGCGCTGCTGCTTCAGTGTATAAACCTTCATTCTCACGACCAAATATGAACCAG ATATTTAGAATTCTTCAAGGAACTATGCGTCCCGAGCAGATAATGAAACGGAAAGATATCATAAGTCTACTTG ATGATATGCCTCAGGATGCTCAAATGTATCAGATGAAGAAATATAGTTTTATAGAACTAGCAAGGGCAACTGATTTCTTCTCCAATGATCATCTCCTTGGCGAGGGTTTTGGTCAAGTCTTTAGGGGAATCTTGGATGGTGAAGTCGTTGCTATCAAGAAAGTTAAGATTCTTAATCTGGAAAACTATTTGGAGGAGATTGAGCAGCTTAGCATTTTGAGTCACCCAAATATTGTTAAGGTGATTGGGTACTGCGTTGAGAAATCCAATAGATTGCTTGTTTCAGAGTGTGTTCCCAACGGGAGCTTGGAACATCATTTACATTATG CAAGAGACACGATTTTGGATTGGTCAAAGAGAATGAAAATTGCCACGAACTCTGCAAAAGGGTTGCTACATCTTCATGAAGGCA gtATACTCAAAATTATACATGGAAACATCAAAGCAGCAAATATCCTTCTTGATAAAGACTTTGAACCAAAG GTGGCAGATATTATGCTTGCAGCTATGTTACCGAATTTTGACAGCTTCCGTTCATTAGTAGCTAACGT ATATAGAGATGCAGAAGATCGTGATCGAAGAATATCAGATAAATCAGATGTTTATTCTTTCGGTGTTATACTTTTGGAATTAATTAGTGGAAGAAAACTTTTGGATAAACAAGGCGATATTATTGCTTGG GCTAAGAATCGAATAGGACAAGCTTTGAACAATAATGTCTATGTTGATCTTGTTGATCCCAAATTGCAAGAATATAATGAAGATGAAATGAAAAGAATGATTTGTTGTGCTGCTGCATCGATATATAAAGCTGCACGCTTTCGACCAACAATGAAACAg ATTGTTGAAGTCTTACAAGGGAGTATACCATGGACAAGTATATGGAACAATGACAACAATTACCTTTGA
- the LOC110658124 gene encoding putative proline-rich receptor-like protein kinase PERK6 isoform X1, producing MNCRLSKNPRLEYITANTGNLYSHHIVTMGKSVATLQLLMGCCKTSSEADGRTDTTDDRPKLPAPLNHQSPVMDPIESSSSYDKENRSHPPASETGLRYEMKKYGFKELAEVTGYFSDDNLLGEGGFGLVYKATLDGEDVAIKKLKRELENKLEESEYLSSVSHPNIVKMIGYCSEGKNRLLVLEFIPNNTLAYHLHVEKNKTLDWSTRMNIALQTANGLLYLHEGCKPSIIHRDMKADNILLDNNFKVKVADFSLSSFLDTRNVHHISSICRGTNVYADKEFGDVQKITDKLDVYSYGVILLELITGRKPLHEGSNITIVQWAKNRIGQALNNDDYTRLVDSRLKEYKENEMLRMIYCAAASVYKPSFSRPNMNQIFRILQGTMRPEQIMKRKDIISLLDDMPQDAQMYQMKKYSFIELARATDFFSNDHLLGEGFGQVFRGILDGEVVAIKKVKILNLENYLEEIEQLSILSHPNIVKVIGYCVEKSNRLLVSECVPNGSLEHHLHYARDTILDWSKRMKIATNSAKGLLHLHEGSILKIIHGNIKAANILLDKDFEPKVADIMLAAMLPNFDSFRSLVANVYRDAEDRDRRISDKSDVYSFGVILLELISGRKLLDKQGDIIAWAKNRIGQALNNNVYVDLVDPKLQEYNEDEMKRMICCAAASIYKAARFRPTMKQIVEVLQGSIPWTSIWNNDNNYL from the exons ATGAACTGTCGACTTTCAAAAAACCCTCGATTAGAATATATAACAGCAAATACAGGAAACCTCTACAGCCACCATATTGTCACCATGGGGAAATCTGTAGCGACTCTGCAACTTTTGATGGGTTGCTGCAAGACCAGTTCTGAGGCAGATGGTCGCACTGACACTACAG atGATAGACCTAAGTTACCTGCACCGCTAAATCACCAGTCACCAGTTATGGATCCGATTGAATCCAGCTCATCTTATGATAAGGAGAATCGAAGTCATCCACCTGCCTCTGAGACTGGTCTAAGATATGAGATGAAGAAATATGGTTTTAAAGAACTAGCAGAGGTAACTGGTTATTTCTCCGACGACAACCTCCTCGGCGAGGGTGGTTTTGGTCTAGTCTATAAGGCAACTTTAGATGGTGAAGACGTTGCTATCAAGAAACTTAAAAGAGAGCTGGAAAATAAGTTGGAGGAGAGTGAGTACCTTAGCAGTGTGAGTCACCCAAATATTGTTAAGATGATTGGGTACTGCAGTGAGGGAAAAAATAGATTGCTTGTTTTAGAGTTCATTCCCAACAATACCTTGGCATATCATTTACATG TTGAAAAAAACAAGACTTTGGACTGGTCAACAAGAATGAATATTGCCTTACAAACTGCAAATGGGTTGCTATATTTACATGAAGGCT gtAAACCTTCAATTATACACCGAGATATGAAAGCCGATAATATTCTTCTTGATAATAACTTTAAAGTAAAG GTGGCAGATTTTTCACTGTCCAGTTTTTTGGATACTCGTAACGTTCACCACATTTCCAGTATATGTAGGGGAACCAACgt CTATGCAGATAAAGAATTTGGTGATGTTCAGAAAATTACAGATAAATTAGATGTTTATTCTTACGGTGTTATACTTTTAGAGTTGATTACCGGAAGAAAACCTTTACATGAAGGAAGCAACATTACAATTGTTCAATGG GCTAAAAATCGGATTGGACAAGCATTGAACAATGATGACTATACCAGACTTGTTGATTCCAGATTGAAAGAGTATAAGGAGAATGAAATGTTAAGAATGATTTATTGCGCTGCTGCTTCAGTGTATAAACCTTCATTCTCACGACCAAATATGAACCAG ATATTTAGAATTCTTCAAGGAACTATGCGTCCCGAGCAGATAATGAAACGGAAAGATATCATAAGTCTACTTG ATGATATGCCTCAGGATGCTCAAATGTATCAGATGAAGAAATATAGTTTTATAGAACTAGCAAGGGCAACTGATTTCTTCTCCAATGATCATCTCCTTGGCGAGGGTTTTGGTCAAGTCTTTAGGGGAATCTTGGATGGTGAAGTCGTTGCTATCAAGAAAGTTAAGATTCTTAATCTGGAAAACTATTTGGAGGAGATTGAGCAGCTTAGCATTTTGAGTCACCCAAATATTGTTAAGGTGATTGGGTACTGCGTTGAGAAATCCAATAGATTGCTTGTTTCAGAGTGTGTTCCCAACGGGAGCTTGGAACATCATTTACATTATG CAAGAGACACGATTTTGGATTGGTCAAAGAGAATGAAAATTGCCACGAACTCTGCAAAAGGGTTGCTACATCTTCATGAAGGCA gtATACTCAAAATTATACATGGAAACATCAAAGCAGCAAATATCCTTCTTGATAAAGACTTTGAACCAAAG GTGGCAGATATTATGCTTGCAGCTATGTTACCGAATTTTGACAGCTTCCGTTCATTAGTAGCTAACGT ATATAGAGATGCAGAAGATCGTGATCGAAGAATATCAGATAAATCAGATGTTTATTCTTTCGGTGTTATACTTTTGGAATTAATTAGTGGAAGAAAACTTTTGGATAAACAAGGCGATATTATTGCTTGG GCTAAGAATCGAATAGGACAAGCTTTGAACAATAATGTCTATGTTGATCTTGTTGATCCCAAATTGCAAGAATATAATGAAGATGAAATGAAAAGAATGATTTGTTGTGCTGCTGCATCGATATATAAAGCTGCACGCTTTCGACCAACAATGAAACAg ATTGTTGAAGTCTTACAAGGGAGTATACCATGGACAAGTATATGGAACAATGACAACAATTACCTTTGA
- the LOC110658124 gene encoding proline-rich receptor-like protein kinase PERK15 isoform X3: protein MNCRLSKNPRLEYITANTGNLYSHHIVTMGKSVATLQLLMGCCKTSSEADGRTDTTVEKNKTLDWSTRMNIALQTANGLLYLHEGCKPSIIHRDMKADNILLDNNFKVKVADFSLSSFLDTRNVHHISSICRGTNVYADKEFGDVQKITDKLDVYSYGVILLELITGRKPLHEGSNITIVQWAKNRIGQALNNDDYTRLVDSRLKEYKENEMLRMIYCAAASVYKPSFSRPNMNQIFRILQGTMRPEQIMKRKDIISLLDDMPQDAQMYQMKKYSFIELARATDFFSNDHLLGEGFGQVFRGILDGEVVAIKKVKILNLENYLEEIEQLSILSHPNIVKVIGYCVEKSNRLLVSECVPNGSLEHHLHYARDTILDWSKRMKIATNSAKGLLHLHEGSILKIIHGNIKAANILLDKDFEPKVADIMLAAMLPNFDSFRSLVANVYRDAEDRDRRISDKSDVYSFGVILLELISGRKLLDKQGDIIAWAKNRIGQALNNNVYVDLVDPKLQEYNEDEMKRMICCAAASIYKAARFRPTMKQIVEVLQGSIPWTSIWNNDNNYL from the exons ATGAACTGTCGACTTTCAAAAAACCCTCGATTAGAATATATAACAGCAAATACAGGAAACCTCTACAGCCACCATATTGTCACCATGGGGAAATCTGTAGCGACTCTGCAACTTTTGATGGGTTGCTGCAAGACCAGTTCTGAGGCAGATGGTCGCACTGACACTACAG TTGAAAAAAACAAGACTTTGGACTGGTCAACAAGAATGAATATTGCCTTACAAACTGCAAATGGGTTGCTATATTTACATGAAGGCT gtAAACCTTCAATTATACACCGAGATATGAAAGCCGATAATATTCTTCTTGATAATAACTTTAAAGTAAAG GTGGCAGATTTTTCACTGTCCAGTTTTTTGGATACTCGTAACGTTCACCACATTTCCAGTATATGTAGGGGAACCAACgt CTATGCAGATAAAGAATTTGGTGATGTTCAGAAAATTACAGATAAATTAGATGTTTATTCTTACGGTGTTATACTTTTAGAGTTGATTACCGGAAGAAAACCTTTACATGAAGGAAGCAACATTACAATTGTTCAATGG GCTAAAAATCGGATTGGACAAGCATTGAACAATGATGACTATACCAGACTTGTTGATTCCAGATTGAAAGAGTATAAGGAGAATGAAATGTTAAGAATGATTTATTGCGCTGCTGCTTCAGTGTATAAACCTTCATTCTCACGACCAAATATGAACCAG ATATTTAGAATTCTTCAAGGAACTATGCGTCCCGAGCAGATAATGAAACGGAAAGATATCATAAGTCTACTTG ATGATATGCCTCAGGATGCTCAAATGTATCAGATGAAGAAATATAGTTTTATAGAACTAGCAAGGGCAACTGATTTCTTCTCCAATGATCATCTCCTTGGCGAGGGTTTTGGTCAAGTCTTTAGGGGAATCTTGGATGGTGAAGTCGTTGCTATCAAGAAAGTTAAGATTCTTAATCTGGAAAACTATTTGGAGGAGATTGAGCAGCTTAGCATTTTGAGTCACCCAAATATTGTTAAGGTGATTGGGTACTGCGTTGAGAAATCCAATAGATTGCTTGTTTCAGAGTGTGTTCCCAACGGGAGCTTGGAACATCATTTACATTATG CAAGAGACACGATTTTGGATTGGTCAAAGAGAATGAAAATTGCCACGAACTCTGCAAAAGGGTTGCTACATCTTCATGAAGGCA gtATACTCAAAATTATACATGGAAACATCAAAGCAGCAAATATCCTTCTTGATAAAGACTTTGAACCAAAG GTGGCAGATATTATGCTTGCAGCTATGTTACCGAATTTTGACAGCTTCCGTTCATTAGTAGCTAACGT ATATAGAGATGCAGAAGATCGTGATCGAAGAATATCAGATAAATCAGATGTTTATTCTTTCGGTGTTATACTTTTGGAATTAATTAGTGGAAGAAAACTTTTGGATAAACAAGGCGATATTATTGCTTGG GCTAAGAATCGAATAGGACAAGCTTTGAACAATAATGTCTATGTTGATCTTGTTGATCCCAAATTGCAAGAATATAATGAAGATGAAATGAAAAGAATGATTTGTTGTGCTGCTGCATCGATATATAAAGCTGCACGCTTTCGACCAACAATGAAACAg ATTGTTGAAGTCTTACAAGGGAGTATACCATGGACAAGTATATGGAACAATGACAACAATTACCTTTGA